Proteins from one Bacteroides zhangwenhongii genomic window:
- a CDS encoding anti-sigma factor antagonist (This anti-anti-sigma factor, or anti-sigma factor antagonist, belongs to a family that includes characterized members SpoIIAA, RsbV, RsfA, and RsfB.) has protein sequence MEKEIIIDNQLDEVTRIAQFIEELGMSLHLPASITMSINLAIEEAVTNIIRYGYPPNKESEIILRTSVAPGMLTTRIIDDGISFDPTEKEATTSTQSLDQHLTQGLGLFLIRRTMDKVEYHSTNNHNELILTKNIDMNFEPEATLKTNICKIEEVTILTVEGRLDTANSNTFNTIIQPLLNMENPDIIVNCEALSFISSSGLRSMITLQKSVTQHNGQLVLEAMKPEIRKIFDMTGCSNLFTIR, from the coding sequence ATGGAAAAAGAAATCATCATTGACAATCAGCTAGATGAAGTTACAAGAATCGCCCAATTTATAGAAGAATTAGGAATGTCATTGCACTTGCCGGCAAGTATCACTATGAGTATCAACCTCGCTATCGAAGAAGCTGTAACCAATATCATCCGCTATGGTTATCCGCCCAATAAAGAGAGTGAAATCATATTACGGACTTCCGTAGCTCCCGGTATGCTGACTACCCGAATCATTGATGACGGCATTTCATTCGACCCGACAGAAAAAGAAGCAACCACCAGCACACAATCACTTGATCAACACCTGACACAAGGACTGGGACTCTTTTTAATCCGGCGTACCATGGACAAAGTAGAGTATCATTCAACTAATAATCACAATGAGCTGATTCTGACTAAAAATATTGATATGAATTTCGAACCGGAAGCTACTTTAAAAACAAACATATGCAAAATAGAGGAAGTGACCATATTGACTGTCGAAGGACGACTCGACACAGCTAATTCAAATACATTCAACACAATCATACAACCTCTCTTAAATATGGAAAATCCCGATATCATTGTCAACTGTGAAGCCCTGTCATTCATCAGCAGTTCCGGTTTGCGAAGCATGATTACATTACAAAAAAGCGTGACACAGCACAATGGCCAACTTGTGCTGGAAGCAATGAAACCCGAAATCCGCAAGATATTTGATATGACAGGATGTTCCAATCTTTTTACCATACGCTAA
- a CDS encoding ABC transporter substrate-binding protein: MRAIHILIGILLSVWLMTDTANAQSITLIPKWTAQAQFAGYYVAEKMGFYKEEGLDVHIKHPSHSENSFLYLKEDAPQAVITNLSQALIAYQKGNRVVNIMQTSQENSLILVSHSPLKGISSLQHKDIAVWNHLSQELLDQVANKYLLHVNWIRFNNGINLFLSNAVDICMVGSYNEFPQLTECGMEIDSTHIMRFADYGYNLPEDGLYVTEKYYQEHPETVQKLVRACIRGWNWTYEHREEALDIVMEQVRHYNIGTNRYHQRKMLDEILRLQTDKNGRRPYRLSREGFDTAMDILLPENTGETNTLQYENFVK; this comes from the coding sequence ATGAGAGCCATCCACATCCTTATTGGTATCCTGTTATCCGTATGGCTGATGACAGATACAGCGAACGCACAGTCCATAACTTTGATACCAAAGTGGACAGCTCAAGCACAATTTGCAGGTTATTATGTAGCCGAAAAAATGGGTTTCTACAAAGAAGAAGGACTCGATGTACATATCAAGCACCCGTCCCATTCCGAAAACTCATTTCTCTACCTTAAAGAAGATGCGCCACAAGCGGTTATCACTAACCTATCACAAGCTTTGATAGCGTATCAGAAAGGCAACCGAGTTGTGAATATCATGCAAACATCACAAGAAAACAGCCTGATATTAGTCAGTCATTCACCATTGAAAGGGATTTCATCCTTGCAACACAAAGATATTGCCGTATGGAATCATCTCAGCCAGGAACTACTAGACCAGGTTGCAAACAAATATCTACTTCACGTAAACTGGATACGCTTTAACAATGGTATCAATCTCTTTCTCTCAAATGCAGTAGATATTTGTATGGTAGGAAGTTATAACGAATTCCCGCAACTTACGGAATGCGGGATGGAGATAGACTCCACACATATAATGCGTTTTGCCGATTATGGATACAATCTGCCTGAGGACGGGCTTTATGTCACCGAGAAGTATTATCAGGAACATCCGGAAACGGTGCAAAAGTTAGTCCGCGCCTGCATTCGCGGATGGAACTGGACTTACGAGCACCGTGAAGAAGCGCTCGATATCGTAATGGAACAAGTTCGTCATTACAATATAGGAACCAACCGCTATCACCAGCGTAAAATGCTGGATGAAATACTACGGTTGCAAACTGATAAAAACGGCCGGCGTCCCTATCGGTTGAGCCGTGAGGGATTCGACACGGCAATGGATATTTTATTGCCGGAGAATACCGGAGAAACAAATACCCTTCAATATGAGAACTTTGTAAAATAA
- a CDS encoding SpoIIE family protein phosphatase — translation MTHTYSRSFATQLSIYILSFTLIVFATIMGLFYKYSHEKVTNYAIERTHGLLSNIATEITNQLGSVETTINQSVWILEENIHQPDSLHYIITSIIKNNPLIVGSGIAFIPDYYKEKGKYFMPYVSFSSNKITYQILGSPNYDYPCMDWYLIPKMLKQDYWSEPYYDDGGGNIIMSTYSKPLYNNQGELYAIFIASISLSQFTDNISLMKPYPTSYTYLLSRNGSFLTHEDRSKILNETVFAESFATDNRAQEQIGHDMLAGQTGTMRFNNLGTDSYAFYTAIPETGWSVCTVCPSRIILQELDSTSRKIIYTFLIGILILFIIVYSIIRRLVRPLEQFSQSAREIATGRFDVTLPQVYSKDEIKDLHDSLAYMQKSLSAYVSELKETTAHKERIESELSIAREIQMGMIPKIFPPYPDRNDVDLHAILHPAKEVGGDLYDFYMDGNRLYFLIGDVSGKGVPASLFMAITRSLFRTLSHQVDSPAKIVTEMNNSISNSNESNMFVTLIVGILDLSTGKMKICNAGHNPPILIHPDKHVSFLEFPTQIFVGVIDSSTYTDTEITLEKGSKLFLYTDGVTEAENAEKELYGDEKLQKVLSDNASSDVRTIVDVIVTSIADHVQEAEASDDLTILLIQYEPEYKIIN, via the coding sequence ATGACACACACATACTCCCGTTCTTTTGCAACCCAGCTCAGTATCTACATACTGTCGTTCACGCTGATTGTCTTTGCCACAATCATGGGATTGTTCTATAAATACAGCCATGAGAAAGTGACGAATTACGCCATTGAACGTACCCATGGACTATTAAGCAATATCGCAACAGAAATCACCAATCAATTGGGTTCTGTAGAGACTACCATCAACCAGTCCGTCTGGATATTGGAGGAAAACATACATCAACCGGACTCCTTACATTATATCATTACTTCCATCATTAAAAATAATCCCCTCATTGTAGGAAGCGGCATAGCTTTCATTCCGGATTATTATAAAGAAAAGGGGAAATATTTCATGCCCTATGTCTCATTCAGCAGTAATAAGATTACCTATCAGATATTAGGTAGCCCAAATTATGATTATCCATGTATGGACTGGTATCTCATTCCCAAAATGCTGAAACAGGATTATTGGAGTGAGCCCTATTATGATGACGGAGGAGGGAACATCATTATGAGTACTTATTCCAAACCTTTATATAACAATCAAGGTGAATTGTACGCCATCTTTATCGCCAGCATATCCCTTTCACAGTTTACCGACAACATAAGTCTGATGAAGCCCTATCCTACCAGCTACACCTACTTACTTAGCCGCAACGGAAGTTTCCTGACTCATGAAGACAGAAGTAAGATTCTGAATGAAACCGTATTCGCAGAATCATTTGCAACGGATAATCGGGCACAGGAACAAATTGGGCACGATATGCTGGCAGGACAAACCGGAACAATGCGGTTCAACAATTTAGGAACGGATTCATATGCTTTCTATACCGCTATCCCAGAGACCGGATGGTCTGTATGTACAGTCTGTCCGAGCCGGATTATCCTTCAGGAGCTGGATAGCACTTCCCGAAAAATCATTTATACTTTCCTGATCGGCATACTAATACTGTTCATAATTGTATATAGTATTATCCGACGACTGGTACGCCCATTGGAACAGTTCTCCCAATCGGCCCGTGAAATTGCTACCGGAAGATTTGATGTAACTTTACCACAGGTCTATTCCAAGGATGAAATCAAGGATTTGCACGATTCTCTGGCTTATATGCAAAAATCCCTGTCTGCTTACGTAAGTGAATTAAAAGAAACGACAGCCCACAAAGAACGGATCGAAAGTGAGCTTTCCATAGCTAGAGAAATACAGATGGGAATGATACCCAAGATCTTCCCGCCTTACCCCGACCGTAACGACGTGGACTTACATGCTATCTTACATCCCGCCAAAGAAGTGGGAGGCGATCTTTATGACTTCTATATGGATGGCAACCGACTCTACTTCCTGATAGGAGATGTATCGGGAAAAGGCGTGCCGGCTTCCCTATTCATGGCTATCACCCGTAGCCTATTCCGCACCCTGTCCCATCAAGTAGATTCACCGGCCAAAATCGTCACAGAGATGAACAACTCAATCTCTAACAGTAACGAATCCAATATGTTTGTGACACTAATTGTCGGAATTCTTGACTTATCAACAGGCAAAATGAAAATCTGCAATGCCGGTCATAATCCTCCCATACTCATACATCCGGACAAGCACGTATCATTCTTGGAGTTTCCGACTCAGATATTCGTAGGAGTCATTGATAGCTCTACATATACGGACACAGAAATTACCTTAGAAAAAGGAAGTAAGTTATTCCTTTATACAGATGGAGTTACAGAAGCTGAGAATGCGGAGAAGGAGCTTTATGGTGATGAAAAATTACAGAAAGTTTTATCTGATAATGCCTCTTCGGATGTGCGCACTATCGTCGATGTCATTGTCACCTCCATCGCAGACCATGTGCAAGAAGCTGAAGCCAGTGATGACCTGACTATCTTACTCATTCAATACGAACCCGAATATAAAATCATTAACTAA
- a CDS encoding ATP-binding protein, with amino-acid sequence MEKEITISNNLNEITVLASFIEEVGEELSLSVETTMNINLALEEAVANIIMYAYPPQEQHAILLKVTATEKQLIFLLTDKGASFDPTQVEDVDITLPIEERPIGGLGIFLIRSIMNEISYQRIDNENRLIMKKDI; translated from the coding sequence ATGGAAAAAGAAATAACAATCTCGAACAATCTAAACGAAATAACTGTTTTAGCCAGTTTTATAGAAGAAGTAGGCGAAGAACTTTCTCTGTCTGTAGAAACAACCATGAATATCAATCTGGCTCTAGAAGAAGCTGTTGCCAATATCATCATGTATGCCTATCCTCCACAAGAGCAGCATGCCATTTTGCTAAAAGTAACGGCTACCGAAAAACAACTGATATTCCTTCTGACGGATAAAGGAGCCTCTTTCGACCCCACACAAGTGGAAGATGTGGATATTACACTTCCTATTGAAGAACGTCCTATCGGGGGATTGGGTATTTTCCTGATTCGAAGCATTATGAATGAAATATCCTACCAACGCATCGATAACGAAAATCGACTAATAATGAAGAAAGATATTTAA
- a CDS encoding hybrid sensor histidine kinase/response regulator transcription factor, translating into MSNLKNIVICLLFLYLGTHSAFSEIPEPINFSYISINEGLSQSTVFAIDQDKRGNMWFATYDGVNKYDGYAFTVYQHNEDDPNSIANDISRIVKTDSQGRVWIGTRDGLSYYDEEKDQFKNFFYEKKGKRQQVNGIAEISPEQLLVSTQEGLIMFDSQESKFVEDAFSTAMHKIIASALYRHGDIIYIGTMEDGLYSYSVTQKNLEKVTPILDTKRIQAILQQSPTRIWIATEGAGLLLLNPKTKELKTYLHSSSDPKSISSNYIRSLALDSQNRLWIGTFNDLNIYHEASDSFVSYSSSPVESGSLSQRSVRSIFMDSQGGMWLGTYFGGLNYYHPIRNRFKNIQRIPYKNSLSDNVVSCIVEDKDKNLWIGTNDGGLNLYNTKTQHFTHYALQENEREIGIGSNNIKAVYVDEEKSLVYIGTHAGGLNVLHRNSGRMESFNQLNSQLVNENVYAILPDKDGNLLLGTLSALVRFNPKERSFTTIEKEKDGTPFTPQRITILFRDSHKRLWIGGEEGISVFQQEGPEIQEVTILPESSVTKLFTNCIYEASNGIIWIGTREGVYCFNEEEKTIKRYTTINGLPNNVVYGILEDTFGRLWLSTNRGISCFNPETEKFRNFTESDGLQSNQFNSSSYCRTANGQMYFGGINGITTFRPELLLDNPYTPPVVITKLQLFNKTVRPDDETGILTKNISETESITLKSWQTAFTIEFVVSNYISGQHNTFAYKLEGYDKEWYYLTDKRSVSYSNLPQGTYHFMVKAANSDGKWNTIPTVLEIIVLPIWYKTWWAILLFLATFIGFITFVFRFFWMRKSMEAELEIERRDKEHQEEINQMKMRFFINISHELRTPLTLILAPLQDIINKISDRWTRNQLEYIQRNANRLLHLVNQLMDYRRAELGVFELKAKKANAYQLIQENFLFYDKLARHKKITYTLHSDLEDKEVLFDPNYLELIVNNLLSNAFKYTESGQSITVTLKEENNYLVLQVSDTGIGIPINKQGKIFERFYQIESEHVGSGIGLSLIQRLVELHHGHIELDSEEGKGSTFSVYLPQDISIYKPSELAANGNKSEEEQVYSTNSKEMYFIDTEKVENEAIESGDKKRGTILIVEDNNEIRHYLSSGLAELFNILEAGNGEEALEKLKGNEVDIIVTDVMMPVMDGIKLCKNVKQNIPTCHIPVIMLSAKSEIKDQMEGLQMGADDYIPKPFSLSILTTKIQNMMRTRRRMLERYSKSLEVEPEKITFNAMDEALLKRAVSIVEKNMDNIEFSTDEFAREMNMSRSNLHLKLKAITGESTIDFIRKIRFNEAAKLLKDGRYTVAEVSTMVGFNTPSYFATSFKKYFGYLPTEYIKRTKG; encoded by the coding sequence ATGAGCAACCTTAAAAATATAGTCATTTGCCTGCTATTTCTGTATTTAGGTACCCATTCCGCTTTTTCGGAAATTCCGGAACCTATCAACTTTTCTTATATCTCTATCAATGAAGGATTGTCACAAAGCACTGTATTCGCCATTGATCAGGACAAACGGGGCAATATGTGGTTTGCCACTTATGATGGGGTAAACAAATATGATGGATACGCATTCACAGTTTACCAACACAATGAAGATGATCCTAACAGCATTGCCAATGACATTTCAAGAATTGTCAAGACCGATAGTCAGGGACGGGTTTGGATAGGAACACGAGACGGTCTATCTTATTATGATGAAGAAAAAGACCAATTCAAGAACTTTTTCTATGAAAAAAAAGGCAAACGGCAACAGGTCAACGGCATCGCAGAAATCTCTCCTGAGCAATTGTTGGTAAGCACACAGGAAGGTCTGATCATGTTCGACAGCCAAGAATCCAAGTTTGTAGAAGATGCTTTCAGCACTGCCATGCACAAAATCATAGCTTCCGCTCTTTACCGGCATGGCGACATAATCTATATCGGTACGATGGAAGACGGGCTTTACAGTTATTCCGTCACTCAAAAAAATCTGGAGAAAGTGACTCCTATATTGGATACCAAGCGGATTCAGGCTATTTTACAGCAATCTCCCACCCGAATATGGATAGCTACCGAAGGGGCAGGCTTATTATTGCTCAATCCGAAAACTAAAGAACTAAAGACATACCTCCATTCCTCCTCCGATCCGAAAAGTATAAGTTCCAATTACATACGTTCTCTGGCATTGGATTCACAAAACCGTCTATGGATAGGAACTTTCAATGATTTGAATATTTATCACGAAGCCAGTGACTCGTTCGTCTCATATAGCAGCAGTCCGGTAGAAAGCGGCAGCCTTTCGCAACGTTCCGTCCGAAGTATTTTTATGGATTCACAGGGAGGAATGTGGCTTGGCACCTACTTTGGCGGTCTCAACTATTACCATCCCATCCGAAACCGATTCAAGAATATACAGCGCATCCCATATAAGAACTCGTTGAGTGACAATGTAGTAAGCTGTATTGTAGAAGACAAGGACAAGAATCTGTGGATAGGAACCAATGACGGCGGATTAAATCTATACAACACCAAGACACAACATTTCACCCATTACGCCTTGCAAGAAAACGAGCGTGAAATCGGTATCGGTTCCAACAATATCAAAGCTGTATATGTGGATGAAGAAAAATCATTGGTATATATAGGTACACACGCCGGAGGATTGAACGTCCTCCACCGTAACAGTGGACGGATGGAAAGTTTCAATCAGCTGAACAGCCAGCTTGTCAATGAGAATGTATATGCCATCCTTCCCGACAAAGACGGTAATCTCTTATTGGGAACACTCAGCGCTTTAGTCCGTTTCAATCCGAAAGAACGCAGTTTTACAACCATAGAAAAAGAGAAAGACGGCACGCCTTTCACTCCCCAACGAATCACAATCTTATTCAGGGATTCCCACAAACGACTTTGGATTGGCGGCGAAGAGGGTATATCAGTCTTTCAACAGGAAGGACCGGAAATACAAGAAGTTACGATACTACCTGAATCATCAGTTACAAAGTTATTTACCAATTGCATTTACGAGGCTTCCAATGGTATTATTTGGATAGGCACACGTGAAGGAGTCTATTGCTTTAATGAGGAAGAAAAAACAATCAAACGATACACTACAATTAATGGACTGCCCAATAATGTGGTCTACGGCATACTGGAAGATACTTTCGGACGACTTTGGCTGAGTACCAATCGTGGTATTTCCTGTTTCAATCCGGAAACGGAAAAGTTCCGTAACTTTACAGAATCGGATGGATTACAAAGTAATCAATTCAACTCTTCCTCCTACTGCCGCACTGCCAACGGGCAAATGTACTTTGGTGGTATCAATGGTATCACTACTTTCCGTCCGGAGTTGTTGCTGGACAATCCATACACTCCACCGGTAGTAATAACCAAGCTACAGCTATTTAATAAAACGGTCCGCCCGGACGATGAAACAGGCATATTGACTAAAAACATCAGTGAAACTGAAAGTATCACACTGAAATCCTGGCAAACAGCTTTCACCATTGAGTTCGTCGTATCCAATTATATTTCAGGACAACATAATACTTTCGCTTACAAGCTGGAAGGATACGATAAAGAATGGTATTATCTGACAGATAAACGTAGTGTTTCCTACTCTAATCTGCCACAAGGGACTTATCATTTCATGGTAAAAGCCGCCAATAGTGACGGTAAATGGAACACTATCCCAACTGTACTCGAGATTATCGTACTTCCGATATGGTATAAAACATGGTGGGCTATTCTTCTTTTCCTAGCCACTTTTATCGGCTTCATCACTTTCGTTTTTCGTTTCTTCTGGATGCGCAAAAGCATGGAAGCTGAACTGGAAATAGAACGCAGGGACAAAGAACATCAGGAGGAAATCAACCAAATGAAAATGCGTTTCTTCATCAATATCTCCCATGAACTTCGTACCCCATTGACTCTTATCCTGGCTCCTCTGCAGGATATCATCAATAAGATAAGCGATCGTTGGACACGAAACCAATTAGAATATATCCAACGAAACGCTAATCGTCTGCTACACCTTGTCAATCAGTTGATGGATTATCGCCGTGCCGAACTCGGAGTATTCGAATTGAAAGCCAAGAAAGCGAACGCTTACCAACTGATACAAGAAAATTTCTTGTTTTATGATAAACTGGCACGCCACAAAAAGATAACTTATACTCTCCACTCCGATCTGGAAGATAAAGAGGTACTTTTTGATCCTAATTATCTGGAATTGATAGTAAACAACCTGCTTTCGAATGCTTTCAAATATACAGAAAGCGGCCAAAGCATTACTGTCACGTTGAAGGAAGAAAATAATTATCTGGTGTTGCAAGTCAGTGATACCGGTATCGGTATTCCTATCAATAAACAGGGAAAAATATTCGAGCGTTTCTACCAGATCGAAAGTGAACATGTAGGAAGTGGTATCGGACTTTCATTGATACAACGTCTGGTCGAACTACATCACGGACATATCGAACTGGATAGCGAAGAAGGAAAAGGAAGTACGTTCTCCGTCTATCTGCCACAGGACATAAGTATCTACAAGCCCTCCGAACTGGCTGCCAACGGCAATAAGAGCGAGGAGGAACAGGTATATTCCACCAATTCCAAAGAAATGTATTTCATCGACACGGAAAAGGTGGAGAATGAAGCTATAGAATCCGGTGACAAAAAGCGAGGAACCATTCTCATCGTAGAAGACAACAATGAAATCCGGCACTATCTAAGTAGCGGGCTTGCCGAACTGTTCAATATATTAGAGGCAGGAAATGGTGAAGAAGCATTGGAGAAACTGAAAGGAAATGAGGTAGATATTATCGTGACTGATGTGATGATGCCCGTTATGGATGGTATCAAGTTATGCAAAAATGTGAAACAGAACATTCCGACCTGTCACATTCCGGTAATTATGTTATCAGCCAAAAGCGAAATAAAAGACCAGATGGAAGGTCTGCAAATGGGTGCGGACGACTACATCCCCAAACCTTTCTCTCTTTCGATCCTGACCACGAAGATACAAAATATGATGCGTACACGCAGACGTATGCTTGAACGTTATTCCAAGTCTTTGGAAGTAGAACCCGAAAAGATCACGTTTAATGCCATGGACGAGGCTTTGCTTAAACGTGCCGTAAGTATTGTAGAAAAGAATATGGACAATATCGAGTTCTCCACCGATGAGTTTGCCAGAGAAATGAACATGAGCCGCTCCAACTTGCACTTGAAACTGAAAGCGATTACCGGTGAATCCACGATCGACTTTATACGTAAGATTCGTTTCAACGAAGCTGCCAAACTATTGAAAGACGGACGTTATACCGTAGCGGAAGTCAGTACAATGGTGGGATTCAATACCCCGTCTTACTTTGCTACAAGTTTCAAGAAATATTTTGGATACCTACCGACAGAATATATTAAGAGGACAAAAGGATAA